Below is a window of Myxococcus xanthus DNA.
CCGCGCGAGAGCAGCCACCACGCGGCCACCGTCCAGCCCCCAACGCCGGCCCACGCGGTGACGCTGGTCCAGTGGAACGACGCCGTCCCGGGATGAAGCGCGGGAAACACCAGCCAGTAGACGTCCAGCGCCCGCATCAGGAGCAGCCACGCCCCCACGACGGCGAGTGCCCTTGGGTCCTGCTTCAGGCGCCGGAGCAGCAGCAGGAAGAACGGCACGACGAAGTGCCCCACGGCCAGCACCACCGCCACCGCGAGCCAGCCACCGTCGAGGCGCGCGCGGTACCACGTCACCTCCTCCGGAAGCGACGCAATCCATATCAGCAGGAGCTGCGAGAAGGCGCCGTACGCCCACAGGCAGACGAAGGCGAGCAGCAGGGTCCCCAGCCGGAGGAAGTGCGCCGGTCCCATCAACGCGCCGAACTGTCCCGCGCCCCGCGCCGTGGCCGCGACGACGGCCACCAGCGCGAGCGCGCCCACCACGGCCCCACAGCCGAGCGTCAGGGCGTACACGGTGGACTCCCACAGCGGCTCCAGCGACATCAGCCAGTCCAGGCTGGCGAAGGACAGGCACAGCACCATCAGCGGCAGCGAGCCCGCTCCCAGCTTCCGCTGGTACAGCGTGAAGCGCACGGCCCGCTCGGTGATGGCCGGCTCCGCGTCCTGCCGCACCGACCACCGGTAGAGCAGGAGCCCCACCACGCTCCAGACGGCGAAGTAGAAGACCGCCCGGCCCAGGAAGAAAGGCACGTTGAGGTACGGCTTCTTGTGGGCCAGCAGGTGCACGTCATGCGCGCTGAGGTCGGCGGGAATCGCCACCCACGGAAACAGGTGGGGCATCGTCAGGACCACGGGGACGAACAACAGCACGAACACCGGGCTGCTCGCGGCCATGACCTCCAGCGGCCGCCGCAGCACGGTGGGCCACCTGGCGCGGGAAGCGTGAAACGAGGCCAGGATGATGAGGGCCCCCAGACTGAGGGTCAGCCAGAACGCGAAGGCGAACAAATAGCCGTACGCGGCCTCCCGGGGCGCGGCCACGCCCCCCAGCAGGGTGGCGAGGAGCCCCAGGCCTCCCACCGCGACGGCGCCCCACACCACGCGTCGCCCCAGGTTCAGGCGCGTCAGGACCGTGGCCGTCATGGCGTGCCCCCCTCGGGTGCCCGCATGAGCGACTCGCGCGCGTCGTCGGGCGCGGCGGACAACGGCGCGCGCTGGCTGTACGCGAGCACCCGCAGCCAGGCCACGACCTTCCAGCGCGCCTCGGGCGTGAGCGCATCCGCGTAGGAAGGCATCAACCCGTAACCTCCGGTGATGACCGAGTAGTAGAAGCCCGGTGAGTGCGGCAGCGCATCCCATCCAGGGGACACCGGGCGAGCGCCCTCCCCTGCATCCGCGGGCATCACCGCTCCATGCTCGGGATGCGAGTGCGCCTCGCCATACAGCGAAGGGGGCGACCGGGCCCCCATGTTCTGCGCGACGATGCTCTGCCCATCTCCCAGCAGTCCGTGACACGGCGCGCACCAGGTCTCGAAGTGGGCGCGCCCCTCCCGAAGCGTGTCGGGTGTGATCGGCACGGGGAGCTGCTCCACCTCCACCCAGCCTCCGTCCGGAGAGCCCCGGCGGATGTACGCGGCCTCCTGGAAGTACCACTCGCGCGCCACCGTGCCGGGCACGAGGGGCCGCATCGACCGCGCATCCGCGAAGTACGGGTTGGCGACGAACGCCCCGTCACGCGCCTGCACCCGCATCGGGTCCAGGTCCACACATGCGGGCACGCCCACGAGCCCGAAAACCACCAATGCCAGACGTCCGCTCATGAACGTCCCTCCACCGCGAGCACGACCTCGGCGCCGAGCCGCCGGAGCGCGCCTTGCGCCGCGTCCGCGCCCTCCGCGTCGTCGACCGCGACCGCCAGCCAGAACCCATCGATGCTGGCGCTTCGAAACGCCTCCAGGCCGAGGAACGGATGGGTCACCCGCGGCAGGCCACACGCCACGATGACGCCCATGAAGAGGGCGCACGCCGACGCCAGGACCCCGGACTCGAAGGTGATGGGAATGAAGGCGGGGCCGCTGTGCAACGGACGTCCGCCCACGTTCAGCGGCCAGTCGATGGCCTGCGTGAACCACTGCACGACGTAGGCGCCCACCGCGCCCCCCACCCCGGCGATCAACCCCAACAGTGGCAGGCGCGATGGGGGCAGTCCCAGCACCGCCTCCACGTCCTCCACGGGGATTGGAGTGTGCGCATCCAACCGGAGGAAGCCGGACGCCCGCAGCGCCCGGGCAGCCTCCACCATCCGCTCCGACGAGCGGAACTCGCCCAACACCCAGCGGCTCATCGCGCCCCTCCTTCCCGCGCCGACACTTCATGGGCGAAGGCCTCGGAGGCCTCGACCTGGTGCTGAAGCTCCTTCACCTCGCTGATGGGCACCGGCGGCAGGAAGCGGAGGAACAGCAGGAAGCCCAGGCCGAAGAGCCCCACGGTGCCTGACAGCAGGCTCAGGTCCACCCAGGTGGGCGCATAGTGCCGCCAGCTCGAAGGCAGGAAGTCCTCGCTGAGCGAAGACACGATGATGACGAACCGCTCCAGCCACATGCCCACGTTGACGAGCAGCGCCGCGAACCACAGCACCAACGGCCGGGTGCGCATCCGGGCGGACCAGAAGAGCTGGGGCACCAGCACGTTGCAGGTGAAGACGGTCCAGAACGCGGGCGCGTAGGGGCCGGTGCGCAGCATGCCCATCGCGTGCATCTCGTAGGGGTCTCCGCTGTACCAGCCGAAGAAGTGCTCCTGCACGTAGCCGTAGGCCACGAAGAGGCCGGAGACCAGGAGCAGCCGCGCCAGCGCGTCCAGGTGCGCCTGTGTCACCACGGTGTACAGGTGGAGCGCGCGCCGGGCGGGAATCAACAGCGATAGCACCATGGCCAGGCCGGAGAAGATGGCGCCCGCCACGAAGTACGGCGGAAAGATGGTGCTGTGCCAGCCCGGCAGCTGCGCCACGGCGAAGTCGAACGAGACGATGGTGTGCACCGATACGACGAGCGGCGTCGCCAACCCCGCGAGCATCAGGTACCCGATGCGCCAGTGACGCCAGTGGCGGGCGCTCCCCCGCCACCCCAGCGACAGCACGCCCCAGACGCGGCGGCGCCAGAGCTGCTTCGCGGTGTCCCGCGCGGTGGCCAGGTCCGGCACCATGCCCAGGTACCAGAACAGCACCGACACGGTGAGGTACGTGGTGACAGCCACGATGTCCCACGTCAGGGGCGACCGGAACTGCGGCCACATGCGCAACGAGCTGGGATACGGCACCAGGTAGTAGAACTTCCACGGCCGCCCCAGATGCAGCAGGGGGAACAGCGCCGCGCAGATGAGCGCGAACAGCGTCATCGCCTCCGCGATGCGGTTGACGGAGCTGCGCCACTTCATGCCGAACAACAGGAGGATGGCGGAGATGAGCGTGCCCGCGTGGCCAATGCCAATCCACCAGACGAAGTTGATGATGCCGAACGCCCAGGCCACGGGGATGTTGTTGCCCCACGTCCCCACGCCCGTGGCGAACGTGATGGTGATGGCCACCACCAGCAGCCCCGTCAGCGCGGCGCATACGCCGACGAGCGCCCACCACCCCTTGCCCGGCGCGGTGAGCACCGGGCGCAGCAACGCCTCGCTGAGCTGCGCGTCCGGACGACGCTCCTCCAGCAAGGGGTGGACGACCAGTGGGTCCGCCGTCACCGGGGCCAGGGGCAGAGGCTCGCTCATCCGGAGACCTCGCTCGGATTCTTGAGGCGGATCAGGTGGACGGTGCGCGGCCGCGTCCCCAGGTTGTTCAACAGGGCATAGTGGCGCGGGTCCTGATGCAGCCGCGTGACGGGGTCCTCCGGCTGGCTCAGGTCACCGAAGACGATGGCCTCCGTGGGACAGGCCTGCTGACAGGCGGTGCGCACCTCCCCCTGCCGGATGGCGCGCTGCTCCACGCGCGCAGTGATGCGGGCGGATTCGATGCGCTGCACGCAGTACGTGCACTTCTCCATCACCCCGCGCGAGCGCACCGTCACCTGGGGGTTGCGGTACATCCGGTCCAGCAGGCCGCCGCGGTTGTACTCCAGGTAGTTGAAGCGCCGGACCTTGTAGGGACAGTTGTTGGAGCAGTACCGCGTGCCGACACAGCGGTTGTAGACCATCTGGTTGAGCCCCTCGTCCGAGTGGACGGTGGCGGCCACGGGGCACACGTACTCGCAAGGTGCGTACTCACAGTGCACGCACATCAGCGGCTGGGTGATGACGGACGGGTTGTCCGCGTCCCCCATGAAGTAACGGTCGATGCGCAGCCAGTGCATCTCCCGACCGCGCCCCACCTGGTCCTTGCCCACCGCGGGGATGTTGTTCTCCGCCTGGCACGCCACGACGCAGGCGCTACAGCCCGTGCAACGGTGCAGGTCGATGGCCATGCCCCAGCGGTGGCCAGCCTCTTCCGGCGCGGGCCGCGGTGGATACAGGTGTTCCTTCGGAGCCTGGAGGTCGGGGAGTCGCGCATCGCCCTGTGCCGCGAACCGGGCGGCGGTCGTCTGGAGCGCCACGGGCCGGCCCTCCATATGCCAGTGCTCCTGCGTCAGCGCGAAGTCGTGGTGGCCCTGCACGCGCGTGAGCTGTCCCCCGGCAGCCCACCAGGGCGAGTCCTGGAAGCGCAGCGCCTGTGCGTCGAAGCCCACGCCGCGCGCCACTGGACTGCCCATGCGCTGGCCGTACCCCAGCGGCAAGGTCAGCGTGTCATCGGCCTGCCCGGGGACCACCAGCACGGGCGCATCCACGGCGCGGCCTCGCAGCTCCACGCGCACGCGGTTGCCTCGCGCCAGCGACAAGCGCGAAGCCGTGGCGGGGCTCACCCACACGGCATTGTCCCAGGTGAGCTGCGTCACCGGATCCGGCAGTTCCTGGAGCCAGGGATTGGCGCCGTAGCGGCCGTCATGGACCTTGGTGTCCACGGCGAAGTGCAGCTCCAGGCCGTCCCCCGGGGGTGGCAGCGCCCGCACCGCCGCGAGCACCGCCGCGGTGTCCACGGCAACCTGTTGCACGGGGAGCTGCGTCCCGGGGATGACGCCCTCCGCGAGCCAACGCTCCCAGGCATCCTCGAAGCGTCCCGTAGCGCCCGCGTGCTCACGCCACTGGGCGCGCAGCCGCTCGTAAGGCGTGGTCGCCAGTTCACCGGTGAAGGCCGCCAGCACCTCCAACGGCGGCACGGCGCCCTCCAGCAACGGCGCGATGAGGGGCTGCAGGATGGTGGCGGTGCCATCCACCGCGCGCCCGTCCTCCCATGCCTCGAATGGATGCGTGGAGGGCACGGACCAGGACACCCGCGCGGTGGTTTCGTCGTCATGGCGCGCGCAGTACACGGCGTCCTCCACCCTGCCCAGGACCTCCCCGAGCGGAAGGTCCGTGGGCGCGCGGTAGACGGGGTTCCACGCGGTGATGAGCAGCGTGTCCACCGCGCCCGCCTGGATGTCCGCCACGAGCGCTGGCAGGGCCGCTGCATCCGGCGCGGGCGCCAGGAGCGACTCCACGCACCGCACCTTCCCCCCGTGCAACGTCGCGTTGAGCAGGTGCGCCAGCGCATGGACCGCGGCGGGTTGGGACTCCCCCACCACGATGAACGCCCGGCGCCCCTGCTCCATCAGGTCCCGCGCGGCTCCCACCACCCAGCGGCGCTCCGAGTCCTCCAGCGCCGACGCTCCACGTCCGAGCGCCGTCCATTCCTCGCGTCCCAGCATCCGCCCCAGCTCCACCGCGAGCGCCTGGGCCACCCACGGCACGCGGGACGGGCGCGCCCGGAGCCGTTCGTCCGCGAAGGCCCCCGTGAGGCTCAAGCGGCTCTCCACCACCCAGAGGCGGTTGAGCGCCGGAGGCATGCGCGCGGAGACGAACTCACGCGGGGCGCGAAGACCTCCTGTCAGCGTGGACAGGAAGTCGTCATCCAGCGACACCACGGCGCGCGCGGCGCCCCAGTCGGGCATCGCGCACAGCGGCCGGCCCCACGCGAGCCGGGCGCCCGCGAGTGCGTTCCCCGTCTGCGTGGAGCTGAAGGGCACCACCCGGGCCTTCGGGAAGCGTGCCTGGATGCGCTCGAAGGTCCGGGTCCAGAGCGGTGACGCGGTGGGCTCTACCAACAGGCGCAGCCCCGCCCCCGCGTCTTGCCGCGCGGCGCGACGGCGCAGCATCTGGAAGCACTGGGCCAGGGAGGTTGGCGCCCCGCGATGGCGCATGGCCCGGGCACGGTGCGGGTCATAGAGCCCCAGCAATGACGCCTGCTCCTGCGCGCCCGCCGCGCCCAGGCTCTCCGGATGGGAGGGATTGCCCTGCACCAGCGTGGGCCGTCCCTCCTGGCTGCGCACCAGCACACCGCGCACGAACCCGCCCAGCGCGATGCCCGTGGCGTAGTGAAGGGGAATGCCCGGGGTGATCTCCGGCTGCGGCCGGGAATACGGCAGCACCTTCTCCGGCGGCGAGCGGAAGCAGCCCGCCAACCCCGCGGCGGCGCCGCCAAACGCGGCCAACTCCAGCAACACGCGCCGGGACAGCCCCTGGGGGGGCGCATCGGCCTCCTGGGGAAACTCGCCCGGTTCGGGCGCGGGCGCGATGCCCTGGCGCTCCTCCAGGCTGCGCCAGGGCTCGGGCTCCGTCAGGACGGGGAGCGGATATTCCTCGGTCAGCGGTGGCATGTGGAGCACTCGGTCCGGGGCGATACATCCAGGGTCCGCATCACCACGAGCCCTACCTCCCGGGCCGGGCCGGCCGGGCTCCACGTCATGTCCGCGACGTGTTCAGGAGGCCGCAGGTGGGGCGCCGGGTCGCGGTGACACTCCAGGCACCACCCCATGGTGAGCGGAGCCACCTGCTCCACCAGCGGCATCTGGTCCACGCGGCCGTGACAGCTCACGCACCCCACGCCCTTGTGGACGTGGATGGCATGATTGAAGAAGACGTACTGCGGCAGCCGGTGGACGCGGTTCCACGGGATGGGCCGGTCCTCGAAGTAGCTCTGGCGCACGGGCGCCAGGAGCGCGCTCTCGTTCCAAATCTGCGCGTGGCAGCCCATGCACCGGCTGGTGGGCGGAATGCCCGCAGAAGGCCCCCGCCAGGCCCCGTCATGGCAGTAGCGGCAGCCGATGCCCTCGTCCCCCGCGTGGTGGCGGTGGTCGAACTGCACCGGCTGCTGCACGGGCTCGAAGGCGCCGGTCCCCAGCGGATTGCGGGCCAGCAGCAGCAACGCCATGGACGTTGCCACCGGCAGCACGACCATCAGGCCGAGCACGCCCCGCAGTACTCCATCGGTCGCTGGTGGAAAGAGACCCATACACCGCCCAGGCAGTCGCAGGCCTGCCCCTAGCGGACCGGCGACTCAGGGCGATAGGACGGACCTCACGACCTGTCCGTTACTCCAAGTCCGGGAGGACACCCGTCGGCGAACCCACACGCGCGTGCCTCCCGGACCGAGGAGACTCAGTCCACCTTCACCGCGTTCTCCTCCAACGCGACAGCGGGGGATGCGCCGTTGTAGACGGCGGCATCCAGCAGGCCCTCTTCGCGCGCCACCAGCACCGGGACCAGCATCTGGCCCGTGACGTTGGTCATCGTGCGCATCATGTCGAGGATGCGGTCGATGGCGAGCAGGTAGCCCAGCCCCTCCAGCGGCAAGCCCGCGGAGCTGAGCACCACCGTGGCCATGACCACCGCCGTCCCGGGCACGCCCGCGGTACCGAAGCTGCCCAGCACCGAAGCCAGCAGGATGATGAAGTACTGCGACGCGGACAGCTCCAGGCTGAAGTACTGCGCGACGAAGAGCGACGCGATGGCCGGGTAGATGGCACCACACCCATCCATCTTGATGCTGGCCCCCAGCGGCACCGCGAAGGCCGCGTAGTCCTTGTTGACGCCCAGGTTGTTCGTCACGGCGCGCAGGGCCACCGGCATGGACGCGAAGCTCGACGAGCTGACGAAGGCCACCTGCATGCCGGGCGCGGCGCCCCGGAAGAAGCGCAGCGGATTGAGCCCGTGTGTCATCAGGAGGCCGCCGTACACGAAGACGATGTGCAGCGCGCACGCCACGTACAGCGCCAGCACCAGCTTGCCCAGCGGCAACAGGCGCTCGAAGCCGTAGGTGCCCACCAGTGCGGCGATGAGGCCGAAGGTGCCCAGCGGCGTGAGCTCCAGCACGAAGCGGGTGACCTGAATCATCGCGTCGCTGGCCTCGCGGACCAGCTCGCGCAGCCGGGCCGTCTTCTCGCCGAGCTTCACCAGCGCGAAGCCCAGCAGGCCGGCGAAGAAGATGACCTGGAGGATCTTCCCATTCGCGAGCGCCGCGAACGGGTTGGTGGGCACCACATCCAGCAGCACCTGGATGGGGCCGGGCACGTCCCGTGGCTTGTAGGTTTCGGTGGCCATGAGCTGGCCCACTCCCTCCCCGGGGCGCAGCAGCGCGGCGACGCCCAGGCCCACCCCCACCGCCAGCGCGGCGGTGACGCCGAACCAGAGGAACGTCTTGCCGCCGAGCACCGCCATGCTCTTCTGCCCGTGAAGCGCCGCCACCGCGTTGATGACCGCGAAGAACACCAGCGGTGTGGCGATCATCTTGATGAGGTTGACGTAGAGCGTACCCAGCGGCTGGAACCAGGGCCCCGCTGGCTCTCCCACGAGCCACCCGGCCACGGCCCCGAGCACGAACGCCCCCAGGACACGTTGCCAGAAGGGAATGCGGAACCAGGCGGAGACGAGCTTCTTCACGGGGGAGACCTCTCGACAACGGGCGGCGGACGATAACCCCAGGCCCCAGGCCGCGCAGGGCGAGGCGCAGAATTTGCGCCAGGGATGCCCGCGCCGGGGATCCGGGTTTTGCCGCGTCCGACCGGCCCCGGCAGGACGCCACAGAGCAACAGGGCCTCCCATTTATTCCCGAGGAGCGGTACACCTGGGCCCATCATGGCCGAGACCTCTTCGCTCAACATCCCCACTGTCGACCTCGCCGACCTCGCGTCGGATGACTCCGCTCGCGTCGAGCGCGCCGCCGCGGCGATCCGCGAGGCCTTTGGCGTCTTTGGCCTCGTGTACCTGAAGAACCACGGCGTCGACACCCAGGCGCTGAACCGGTTCTATGACGCGTTCGCGGCGTTCATCGCCCGGCCCGCCGAGGAGAAGAAGCCCTACGGCCGCGCGGACATCTGGTACCAGCGCGGCTGGACGCCTCCGAACACCGAGGTCGCGGTCGCCAGCAATGGCCAGCCGGACTTCAAGGAGTGCTATTTCGTCGCGCCCTACCCCAACGACGCGCAGTCCGCGCTCGAGTTCCCGGAGCTGTACCCGGAGAACGTGTGGCCCCAGAACGCGCCGCCCTACTTCGAGGACGGCATCATGACGCTGGGCCGCTCCCTCCATGAGGCCGGCCTGAAGCTGCTCCGTGGCTCCGCGGTGGCCCTGGGCCTGCCGGAGACGCTGTTCACCGACCTGTGCGACCGGGCTGCCCACGTCACCCGCGCGCTCCAGTACCTGCCGCTCACCAACACGCAGGTGAACACGGACATCGTCTGGGGCGAGGAGCACACCGACTTCAATCTGCTCACCCTGCTCCCGGGCGGCCGCTTCCTGGACCCGGACGGCAGCCCCGCGCCCGGCCCCGACAACAAGAGCGGCCTCTACCTCCGCACCCGCGCGACGCCCGAGGCCCCGAACGGACTCAAGGTGCGGGGAACCGCGCCCGCGGGTTGCATCGTGGCGCAGGTGGGCCAGCAGTTGGAGATCCTCACGGGTGGCACCTTCCTCGCCACGCCGCATGTCATCACCGCCCCGGGCGTGCCGGGTTGGCAGCGCCAGTCCGCCGCGCACTTCATGCACGTGCACACGAACACCGTGCTCTTCCCGCTGGAGAAGTTCCGCAGCGCGGATGCCGTCCGGAACTACGCGCCGCCCGTGCTCGCTGGGACGTATGACATCAAGACGCTGGTGGACATCGGCCTTGCGCCCGCGAGCGCGCTCGACAAGCTGGGTTACCGGCACTACGACCGGCTGAACCGCCAGCGCGCTGGCACGTAAACCTGGCGGTACCGCTTGAGGCCCCGGAGACAACCGGGGCCTCGCGTGAAACACAGCCATCAATCACAGACAGATAGAC
It encodes the following:
- a CDS encoding c-type cytochrome: MSGRLALVVFGLVGVPACVDLDPMRVQARDGAFVANPYFADARSMRPLVPGTVAREWYFQEAAYIRRGSPDGGWVEVEQLPVPITPDTLREGRAHFETWCAPCHGLLGDGQSIVAQNMGARSPPSLYGEAHSHPEHGAVMPADAGEGARPVSPGWDALPHSPGFYYSVITGGYGLMPSYADALTPEARWKVVAWLRVLAYSQRAPLSAAPDDARESLMRAPEGGTP
- a CDS encoding DUF3341 domain-containing protein; this encodes MSRWVLGEFRSSERMVEAARALRASGFLRLDAHTPIPVEDVEAVLGLPPSRLPLLGLIAGVGGAVGAYVVQWFTQAIDWPLNVGGRPLHSGPAFIPITFESGVLASACALFMGVIVACGLPRVTHPFLGLEAFRSASIDGFWLAVAVDDAEGADAAQGALRRLGAEVVLAVEGRS
- the nrfD gene encoding NrfD/PsrC family molybdoenzyme membrane anchor subunit — protein: MSEPLPLAPVTADPLVVHPLLEERRPDAQLSEALLRPVLTAPGKGWWALVGVCAALTGLLVVAITITFATGVGTWGNNIPVAWAFGIINFVWWIGIGHAGTLISAILLLFGMKWRSSVNRIAEAMTLFALICAALFPLLHLGRPWKFYYLVPYPSSLRMWPQFRSPLTWDIVAVTTYLTVSVLFWYLGMVPDLATARDTAKQLWRRRVWGVLSLGWRGSARHWRHWRIGYLMLAGLATPLVVSVHTIVSFDFAVAQLPGWHSTIFPPYFVAGAIFSGLAMVLSLLIPARRALHLYTVVTQAHLDALARLLLVSGLFVAYGYVQEHFFGWYSGDPYEMHAMGMLRTGPYAPAFWTVFTCNVLVPQLFWSARMRTRPLVLWFAALLVNVGMWLERFVIIVSSLSEDFLPSSWRHYAPTWVDLSLLSGTVGLFGLGFLLFLRFLPPVPISEVKELQHQVEASEAFAHEVSAREGGAR
- a CDS encoding Fe-S-cluster-containing hydrogenase — encoded protein: MLHMPPLTEEYPLPVLTEPEPWRSLEERQGIAPAPEPGEFPQEADAPPQGLSRRVLLELAAFGGAAAGLAGCFRSPPEKVLPYSRPQPEITPGIPLHYATGIALGGFVRGVLVRSQEGRPTLVQGNPSHPESLGAAGAQEQASLLGLYDPHRARAMRHRGAPTSLAQCFQMLRRRAARQDAGAGLRLLVEPTASPLWTRTFERIQARFPKARVVPFSSTQTGNALAGARLAWGRPLCAMPDWGAARAVVSLDDDFLSTLTGGLRAPREFVSARMPPALNRLWVVESRLSLTGAFADERLRARPSRVPWVAQALAVELGRMLGREEWTALGRGASALEDSERRWVVGAARDLMEQGRRAFIVVGESQPAAVHALAHLLNATLHGGKVRCVESLLAPAPDAAALPALVADIQAGAVDTLLITAWNPVYRAPTDLPLGEVLGRVEDAVYCARHDDETTARVSWSVPSTHPFEAWEDGRAVDGTATILQPLIAPLLEGAVPPLEVLAAFTGELATTPYERLRAQWREHAGATGRFEDAWERWLAEGVIPGTQLPVQQVAVDTAAVLAAVRALPPPGDGLELHFAVDTKVHDGRYGANPWLQELPDPVTQLTWDNAVWVSPATASRLSLARGNRVRVELRGRAVDAPVLVVPGQADDTLTLPLGYGQRMGSPVARGVGFDAQALRFQDSPWWAAGGQLTRVQGHHDFALTQEHWHMEGRPVALQTTAARFAAQGDARLPDLQAPKEHLYPPRPAPEEAGHRWGMAIDLHRCTGCSACVVACQAENNIPAVGKDQVGRGREMHWLRIDRYFMGDADNPSVITQPLMCVHCEYAPCEYVCPVAATVHSDEGLNQMVYNRCVGTRYCSNNCPYKVRRFNYLEYNRGGLLDRMYRNPQVTVRSRGVMEKCTYCVQRIESARITARVEQRAIRQGEVRTACQQACPTEAIVFGDLSQPEDPVTRLHQDPRHYALLNNLGTRPRTVHLIRLKNPSEVSG
- a CDS encoding cytochrome c3 family protein, with product MGLFPPATDGVLRGVLGLMVVLPVATSMALLLLARNPLGTGAFEPVQQPVQFDHRHHAGDEGIGCRYCHDGAWRGPSAGIPPTSRCMGCHAQIWNESALLAPVRQSYFEDRPIPWNRVHRLPQYVFFNHAIHVHKGVGCVSCHGRVDQMPLVEQVAPLTMGWCLECHRDPAPHLRPPEHVADMTWSPAGPAREVGLVVMRTLDVSPRTECSTCHR
- a CDS encoding dicarboxylate/amino acid:cation symporter, translating into MKKLVSAWFRIPFWQRVLGAFVLGAVAGWLVGEPAGPWFQPLGTLYVNLIKMIATPLVFFAVINAVAALHGQKSMAVLGGKTFLWFGVTAALAVGVGLGVAALLRPGEGVGQLMATETYKPRDVPGPIQVLLDVVPTNPFAALANGKILQVIFFAGLLGFALVKLGEKTARLRELVREASDAMIQVTRFVLELTPLGTFGLIAALVGTYGFERLLPLGKLVLALYVACALHIVFVYGGLLMTHGLNPLRFFRGAAPGMQVAFVSSSSFASMPVALRAVTNNLGVNKDYAAFAVPLGASIKMDGCGAIYPAIASLFVAQYFSLELSASQYFIILLASVLGSFGTAGVPGTAVVMATVVLSSAGLPLEGLGYLLAIDRILDMMRTMTNVTGQMLVPVLVAREEGLLDAAVYNGASPAVALEENAVKVD
- a CDS encoding isopenicillin N synthase family dioxygenase — protein: MAETSSLNIPTVDLADLASDDSARVERAAAAIREAFGVFGLVYLKNHGVDTQALNRFYDAFAAFIARPAEEKKPYGRADIWYQRGWTPPNTEVAVASNGQPDFKECYFVAPYPNDAQSALEFPELYPENVWPQNAPPYFEDGIMTLGRSLHEAGLKLLRGSAVALGLPETLFTDLCDRAAHVTRALQYLPLTNTQVNTDIVWGEEHTDFNLLTLLPGGRFLDPDGSPAPGPDNKSGLYLRTRATPEAPNGLKVRGTAPAGCIVAQVGQQLEILTGGTFLATPHVITAPGVPGWQRQSAAHFMHVHTNTVLFPLEKFRSADAVRNYAPPVLAGTYDIKTLVDIGLAPASALDKLGYRHYDRLNRQRAGT